The following coding sequences are from one Devosia yakushimensis window:
- a CDS encoding ABC transporter permease: protein MNDRTENLLLALPGLLLLVLAFFLPIGQMLVLSVTGPDGPLAPFARFLGDPFYLGILWRTVRLSLLITLICGAIGFPLAYIMTKVGPKTRLWLVVMVILPLMTSVVVRTFGWMVLLSRSGLIPEMLRDMGLVGRNFALMQTESAIVIGMVQVLLPFMTLSILGVLTRIDGRLEEAARTMGCSFLQTIRMVVLPLALPGIVAGSLLCFTLSASSFVTPNLLGGTRIQVLAASIYKSVTATPDWPFAAAQAVILFAGIALVLVPYIKMTGGKNG, encoded by the coding sequence ATGAATGACCGCACAGAAAATCTGCTGCTGGCCCTTCCGGGACTTCTGCTGCTGGTACTGGCCTTCTTCCTGCCCATCGGGCAGATGCTGGTGCTTTCGGTCACCGGGCCCGATGGCCCGCTGGCGCCCTTTGCGCGGTTTCTGGGCGATCCGTTCTATCTGGGTATTCTGTGGCGCACGGTGCGGCTGTCGCTGCTGATCACGCTGATCTGTGGCGCGATCGGATTTCCGCTGGCCTATATCATGACCAAGGTGGGACCCAAGACCCGGCTGTGGCTGGTGGTCATGGTCATCCTGCCGCTGATGACGAGCGTGGTGGTGCGCACGTTCGGCTGGATGGTGCTGCTGAGCCGCAGCGGGCTCATTCCCGAAATGCTGCGCGACATGGGGCTGGTGGGCCGCAATTTCGCGTTGATGCAGACCGAAAGCGCCATTGTCATCGGCATGGTGCAGGTGCTGCTGCCGTTCATGACGCTCTCCATCCTGGGCGTGCTGACGCGGATCGACGGGCGGCTGGAAGAGGCGGCGCGGACCATGGGCTGCTCGTTCCTGCAGACCATCCGCATGGTGGTATTGCCGCTGGCGCTGCCAGGGATCGTGGCGGGGTCGCTATTGTGCTTCACGCTGTCGGCCAGTTCGTTCGTGACGCCGAACCTCTTGGGTGGCACGCGCATCCAGGTGCTGGCGGCCTCGATCTATAAATCGGTGACGGCGACGCCGGACTGGCCCTTCGCGGCGGCGCAGGCGGTGATCCTGTTTGCCGGGATCGCGCTGGTGCTGGTGCCCTATATCAAGATGACAGGGGGCAAGAATGGTTAA
- a CDS encoding ABC transporter permease, with protein MVKSVPTWLRIAGVVFVLLTALILLAPLIVVVGVSVSESQFIAFPPNGLSLRWYNQVLSSNAYLNAGWISLQIAVMVTVLATLIGGAAAIAIHRRQLPFSDVLATVFLSPLVLPTIIYAIGMLMFWSAAFGPVSPLTLALSHTIIALPYVVRTTLAVLAESNPYLEEAARTMGANRLQRLWFVVVPQCIPGLAAGAFFAFNISFDEAVLSLFLRGPTLTTLPVQIYGQLEFSPDPSVAAVSTIMIALTIVLIFVIDRMLGLTKFASA; from the coding sequence ATGGTTAAGTCGGTTCCCACCTGGCTGCGGATTGCGGGCGTGGTGTTCGTGCTGCTGACCGCGCTGATCCTGCTGGCGCCGCTGATCGTGGTGGTGGGCGTTTCGGTGTCGGAAAGCCAGTTCATCGCCTTTCCGCCCAATGGGCTGAGCCTACGCTGGTACAACCAGGTGCTGTCGTCCAATGCCTATCTCAATGCAGGGTGGATCAGTCTGCAGATCGCGGTGATGGTGACGGTGCTGGCGACGCTGATCGGGGGCGCGGCGGCGATTGCCATTCACCGGCGGCAGCTGCCGTTTTCCGATGTCCTGGCGACGGTATTCCTGTCGCCGCTGGTGCTGCCCACCATCATCTATGCCATCGGCATGCTGATGTTCTGGAGCGCGGCGTTCGGGCCGGTTTCGCCGCTGACGCTGGCGCTGAGCCATACCATTATCGCCCTGCCCTATGTGGTGCGGACCACTTTGGCCGTATTGGCCGAATCCAACCCGTATCTGGAGGAAGCGGCGCGGACCATGGGGGCGAACCGGCTGCAAAGGCTGTGGTTCGTCGTCGTGCCGCAATGCATTCCGGGGCTGGCGGCGGGGGCGTTCTTTGCCTTCAATATTTCGTTCGACGAGGCGGTGCTGTCGCTGTTCCTGCGCGGGCCGACGCTGACCACCCTGCCCGTGCAGATTTACGGCCAGCTCGAATTCTCCCCCGATCCTTCAGTGGCCGCCGTCTCCACCATCATGATTGCCCTGACCATTGTGCTGATCTTCGTGATCGACCGCATGCTGGGGCTGACCAAATTCGCGAGTGCCTGA
- a CDS encoding ABC transporter ATP-binding protein, producing the protein MANVRLTSIQKSFAKTAVLHGISLDIASGEFISLLGASGCGKTTLLRIVAGLESVTAGAVEIDGRDVTGLPPEKRDIAMMFQSYALLPHLSVAENVRFPLRMRGIGNREQQAEQVKAALETVQLGHLAERKPRQLSGGQQQRVALARAIVSRPKVLLLDEPLSNLDARLREDMQVELIEIHQRLGLTTIFVTHDQEEALSLSDRVVLLNGGRIEQVGNPAEIYGQPATSFASNFIGSANLLPAEIVEAADGPVARFADGQQLALAKSETARGAATVALRQEDLTLSADGDGPRAKVRTRVFLGARNRYVMTLAGQTLRALTPNDLSFADGQDVSLSIDPARIRVIRD; encoded by the coding sequence ATGGCCAATGTGCGCCTGACTTCGATCCAGAAATCCTTCGCCAAGACGGCGGTGCTGCATGGCATATCGCTCGATATCGCTTCGGGCGAGTTCATCAGCCTGCTCGGCGCCTCGGGCTGCGGCAAGACCACGCTGCTGCGCATCGTGGCGGGGCTTGAAAGCGTCACCGCCGGGGCCGTCGAAATCGATGGGCGCGACGTGACCGGGCTGCCGCCGGAAAAGCGCGACATCGCCATGATGTTTCAATCCTATGCGCTGCTGCCGCATCTGAGCGTGGCCGAAAATGTGCGCTTTCCCCTGCGCATGCGCGGCATCGGCAATCGCGAGCAGCAGGCCGAACAGGTCAAGGCGGCGCTCGAAACCGTGCAGCTGGGGCATCTGGCCGAGCGCAAGCCGCGGCAATTGTCGGGCGGGCAGCAACAGCGCGTGGCTTTGGCGCGGGCGATCGTATCCAGGCCCAAGGTTCTGTTGCTCGACGAGCCGCTGAGCAATCTCGATGCGCGGCTGCGCGAGGACATGCAGGTGGAACTGATCGAAATCCACCAGCGGCTGGGACTGACCACGATTTTCGTGACGCATGACCAGGAAGAGGCACTGAGCCTGTCCGATCGGGTCGTGTTGCTCAATGGCGGGCGGATCGAACAGGTGGGCAATCCGGCCGAGATTTATGGCCAGCCGGCCACCAGCTTTGCCTCCAATTTCATCGGCTCGGCCAATCTGCTGCCCGCCGAAATCGTCGAGGCGGCGGATGGTCCGGTGGCGCGCTTTGCCGATGGCCAGCAATTGGCCTTGGCCAAGAGCGAGACGGCGCGGGGCGCCGCCACGGTGGCGCTGCGCCAGGAAGACCTGACGCTTTCCGCCGATGGCGACGGGCCCAGGGCCAAGGTGCGCACCCGTGTCTTTCTGGGGGCCCGCAACCGCTATGTGATGACCCTGGCCGGGCAGACCCTGCGGGCGCTGACCCCCAACGATCTCAGCTTCGCCGATGGCCAAGACGTCAGCCTATCCATCGATCCCGCCCGCATCCGTGTGATCCGCGATTAG
- a CDS encoding aminobutyraldehyde dehydrogenase: MTYETRLFINGAYVAGNGAALPSHEPATGKLLAEVASADTGQIDLAVTSAHAAFAGWSKATPKERSRALLRIADAIEAQAAALADVEAVNAGKPWRYVKAGELANVADVFRFFGTAARNVPGTAANGFRSSRHTSILRRDPLGVIASIAPWNYPLLMAAWKIAPAVAAGNTVVIKPSENTPLSLLLLASILGEFLPPGVVNVVTGDGPNVGQGLITHPLVRMISLTGDVRTGRAVLKAAAGDSIKRTHLELGGKAPVIVCADADVDSLVETLREASFYNAGQDCTAACRIFVDKSIAQEVTDKLSGMIGSLVYGAPERDDVEFGPLITAAQRERVAGFVDRARQAGADIVAGGRAPEGEGYYYQPTLVAAPIDAEIVQKEVFGPVLTITAFDEPETALGWANASEYGLASSVWSADSTLAMNLANRLEYGVTWVNTHGVFATEMPHGGMKNSGYGSDLSMQSLIDYTQVRHIMVAS; encoded by the coding sequence ATGACTTATGAAACCCGCCTTTTCATCAATGGCGCCTATGTGGCCGGCAATGGCGCGGCGCTGCCCAGCCATGAGCCCGCGACGGGGAAGCTGCTGGCCGAGGTCGCTTCGGCCGATACCGGGCAGATCGACCTGGCGGTGACATCGGCCCATGCTGCCTTTGCCGGCTGGAGCAAGGCGACGCCCAAGGAGCGCAGCCGGGCACTGCTGCGCATTGCCGATGCCATCGAGGCGCAGGCCGCGGCGTTGGCGGATGTTGAGGCGGTCAATGCCGGCAAGCCCTGGCGCTATGTAAAGGCGGGCGAATTGGCCAATGTGGCCGATGTGTTCCGCTTTTTCGGCACGGCGGCGCGCAATGTGCCGGGGACGGCTGCCAATGGTTTTCGCTCGAGCCGGCACACGTCCATTTTGCGGCGTGACCCGCTGGGGGTGATCGCTTCGATCGCGCCCTGGAACTATCCGCTGCTGATGGCAGCCTGGAAGATCGCCCCGGCCGTGGCGGCGGGCAATACCGTCGTGATCAAGCCATCGGAAAATACGCCGCTGAGCCTTTTGCTCCTGGCCTCCATCCTGGGCGAATTCCTGCCCCCCGGCGTGGTCAATGTGGTGACCGGCGACGGTCCCAATGTGGGCCAGGGGCTGATCACCCATCCTCTGGTGCGGATGATTTCGCTGACCGGGGACGTGCGGACCGGACGCGCCGTGCTCAAAGCTGCGGCGGGCGACAGCATCAAGCGGACGCATCTGGAACTGGGCGGCAAGGCGCCGGTCATTGTCTGCGCCGATGCCGATGTGGACAGCCTGGTCGAAACGCTGCGCGAGGCGAGCTTTTACAATGCCGGGCAGGATTGCACGGCCGCCTGCCGGATTTTCGTCGACAAGTCGATTGCGCAAGAGGTTACCGACAAGCTTTCCGGCATGATCGGAAGCCTGGTCTATGGCGCGCCCGAGCGGGACGATGTGGAATTCGGGCCGCTGATCACCGCCGCCCAGCGCGAGCGCGTGGCCGGTTTCGTCGACCGGGCGCGGCAGGCCGGCGCCGATATCGTGGCGGGGGGGCGGGCGCCGGAGGGCGAGGGCTATTATTATCAGCCGACGCTGGTGGCCGCGCCGATTGACGCCGAGATCGTGCAGAAGGAAGTGTTTGGGCCGGTGCTGACCATTACGGCCTTTGACGAGCCCGAGACGGCGCTGGGCTGGGCCAATGCATCGGAATATGGGCTGGCTTCCTCGGTCTGGTCGGCTGACAGCACGCTGGCGATGAACCTTGCCAACCGGCTCGAATATGGGGTGACCTGGGTCAATACCCATGGGGTTTTCGCCACCGAGATGCCGCATGGCGGCATGAAGAATTCGGGCTATGGGTCCGATCTCTCCATGCAGTCGCTGATCGATTATACCCAGGTGCGGCACATTATGGTGGCGTCGTAG
- a CDS encoding LysR family transcriptional regulator, with product MPNVTDLKKSRTMGAKSDRGSAMRILDMTTFVALARHRHFGRAAQELHTTQPAISIRLAAMEQEFGCKLMHRTGRDFALTPEGERVLDTFRAILASYDNLKHELAGQTMHAAKVVRIGAIDSVSSTWMTPFVEALHETFPTLKIELTVEGTKSLVEGLNKGEFDVIFAVDPAIGDNFRSFTSCVLQMTWAGSPKIIDPDRIYSVDDLADMPIITFPKDTPPYRMIAPYFQDEQVLAGKLTSSNSLYSIINLLIDGFGVGAIPTVTIKRELKMGLLHPIRVTKRFPPMPIIGTYQATSETDLIRRVVEQARLSAALFCATVDPSMAWVD from the coding sequence ATGCCGAACGTTACCGACCTAAAGAAAAGCCGCACCATGGGCGCCAAGTCTGATAGAGGAAGCGCCATGCGCATTCTCGACATGACGACCTTTGTCGCCTTGGCGCGGCACCGCCATTTTGGCCGGGCTGCCCAGGAATTGCATACGACGCAACCGGCCATTTCGATCCGGCTGGCGGCGATGGAGCAGGAATTCGGCTGCAAGCTGATGCACCGCACCGGGCGCGATTTTGCGCTGACACCGGAGGGCGAGCGGGTGCTCGACACCTTCCGGGCGATCCTTGCTTCCTATGACAATCTCAAGCACGAGCTGGCCGGCCAGACCATGCATGCCGCCAAGGTGGTGCGGATCGGGGCGATCGACTCGGTGTCCTCCACCTGGATGACGCCCTTTGTCGAGGCACTGCATGAGACCTTCCCGACGCTCAAGATCGAATTGACGGTGGAAGGCACCAAGAGCCTGGTCGAAGGCCTCAACAAAGGCGAGTTCGACGTGATCTTTGCCGTCGACCCGGCCATTGGCGACAATTTCCGCAGCTTTACCTCCTGCGTGCTGCAGATGACCTGGGCCGGCTCGCCCAAGATCATCGATCCGGACCGCATCTATAGCGTGGACGATCTGGCCGATATGCCGATCATCACCTTCCCCAAGGACACCCCGCCCTATCGCATGATCGCGCCCTATTTCCAGGACGAGCAGGTGCTGGCGGGGAAATTGACCAGCTCCAATTCGCTGTACTCGATCATCAACCTGCTGATCGACGGGTTCGGCGTGGGAGCCATTCCCACGGTCACCATCAAGCGGGAGCTCAAGATGGGGTTGCTGCATCCGATCCGGGTGACGAAGCGCTTTCCGCCCATGCCGATCATCGGCACCTATCAGGCGACGAGCGAGACCGATTTGATCCGGCGGGTGGTGGAGCAAGCGCGGCTGAGTGCGGCGCTGTTTTGTGCGACTGTGGACCCGAGCATGGCTTGGGTGGATTAG
- a CDS encoding SURF1 family protein, whose translation MTSQGQFRSRRTLAVIGTIALLGALGFAALGVWQLERLSWKTALIAAVDTRIHADPVDAGAPAFWASFDPDTAEYQHASVTGHFDTTHETLVQAVTAYGAGFWVLTPLVSGAGTVLVNRGFVPPERRDPATHPAPEGEVTITGLLRLTEPDGAFLRGNDPADERWYSRDVTAIAAAKNLGPTAPFFLDAERGPDPTAYPIGGLTVLSFSNNHLVYALTWFALSAMLISAFGYVLWDRRGRRDRSTPT comes from the coding sequence ATGACAAGTCAGGGGCAGTTCCGCTCACGTCGTACACTCGCGGTCATAGGCACCATAGCCCTGCTGGGCGCGCTCGGATTTGCAGCTCTGGGCGTCTGGCAATTGGAAAGATTGAGCTGGAAAACGGCACTGATTGCGGCGGTGGATACCCGCATCCACGCCGACCCCGTCGATGCCGGCGCCCCCGCCTTCTGGGCCAGCTTCGACCCCGACACCGCCGAATACCAGCATGCCAGCGTCACCGGCCATTTCGACACCACGCACGAAACCCTGGTGCAAGCCGTCACCGCTTATGGCGCCGGCTTCTGGGTGCTGACGCCATTGGTCAGCGGTGCCGGAACCGTGCTGGTCAATCGCGGCTTCGTCCCGCCCGAGCGCCGCGATCCCGCCACTCACCCCGCGCCCGAGGGCGAGGTGACGATCACCGGCCTTTTGCGCCTCACCGAACCGGATGGCGCGTTCCTGCGCGGCAACGATCCCGCCGATGAGCGCTGGTATTCCCGCGATGTGACGGCGATTGCCGCAGCGAAAAACCTCGGCCCCACCGCCCCCTTCTTCCTCGACGCCGAACGCGGTCCCGATCCCACGGCCTATCCCATCGGCGGGCTGACGGTGCTCAGCTTTTCCAACAATCACCTGGTCTACGCCCTGACCTGGTTCGCCCTGAGCGCCATGCTGATCTCAGCGTTTGGCTATGTGCTGTGGGATCGGCGGGGGCGACGAGACCGGAGTACCCCCACCTAG
- the cyoD gene encoding cytochrome o ubiquinol oxidase subunit IV: MSTTDHAPTHSAPQNAHAHPHPGVVGDGHSHGTRKSYLTGFALSVILTAIPFWLVMGNVIADTMITTLVIMAFGVAQILVHMIYFLHMNTKSEGGWTMMAAIFTIIVVVIALSGSLWVMYHLNTNMMPGHTMDPANLM; this comes from the coding sequence ATGAGCACGACCGACCACGCCCCCACCCACAGCGCCCCCCAAAACGCCCATGCCCATCCCCATCCGGGCGTGGTGGGCGATGGCCATAGCCACGGCACCCGCAAAAGCTACCTGACCGGCTTCGCCCTTTCGGTGATCCTGACCGCCATTCCCTTCTGGCTGGTCATGGGCAATGTCATTGCCGACACGATGATCACGACGCTCGTCATCATGGCCTTCGGCGTGGCGCAGATCCTGGTGCACATGATCTATTTCCTGCACATGAACACCAAGTCCGAAGGCGGCTGGACCATGATGGCGGCGATCTTCACCATCATCGTGGTTGTCATCGCGCTCTCGGGCTCCCTTTGGGTCATGTATCACCTCAACACCAATATGATGCCCGGCCACACCATGGACCCGGCGAACTTGATGTAG
- the cyoC gene encoding cytochrome o ubiquinol oxidase subunit III, which produces MSTKVQTAEGEAVAFYDIDPHEHPAHGSTMLGFWLYLMSDCLIFATLFAIYGVLGGNFAAGPSPADLFNLPLVAVSTTALLLSSITYGFAMLEMEQNKQGTTQLWLAITGVLGAVFLGLTLYEFYHMIHEGAVPQRSGFLSAFFVLVGTHALHVTFGIIWLVTLMVQVARRGLIPANQIRVQCLSMFWHFLDVIWIGVFTVVYLMGMLR; this is translated from the coding sequence ATGAGCACCAAGGTTCAAACCGCCGAAGGCGAGGCCGTCGCCTTCTACGATATCGATCCGCATGAGCACCCCGCCCATGGCTCGACCATGCTGGGTTTCTGGCTCTACCTGATGAGCGATTGCCTGATCTTTGCCACCCTCTTCGCCATTTATGGCGTGCTGGGCGGCAATTTCGCCGCGGGCCCATCCCCGGCCGATCTCTTCAACCTGCCGCTCGTCGCCGTCAGCACCACCGCGCTCCTCCTCTCCTCCATCACCTATGGCTTTGCCATGCTGGAAATGGAGCAGAACAAGCAGGGCACCACCCAGCTCTGGCTGGCCATAACCGGTGTGTTGGGCGCCGTCTTCCTGGGCCTCACGCTCTACGAATTCTACCACATGATCCATGAGGGCGCCGTGCCCCAGCGCAGCGGCTTCCTCTCGGCCTTTTTCGTGCTGGTGGGCACCCACGCCCTCCACGTCACCTTCGGCATTATCTGGCTGGTGACGCTCATGGTGCAGGTCGCCCGCCGCGGCCTCATCCCCGCCAACCAGATCCGCGTGCAGTGCCTCTCCATGTTCTGGCACTTCCTCGACGTCATCTGGATCGGCGTCTTCACTGTCGTCTATCTCATGGGAATGCTGCGATGA
- the cyoB gene encoding cytochrome o ubiquinol oxidase subunit I, giving the protein MTSDFWTFIFGRLTWDVIPLHEPILVATFIVVALGGIALLGALTYFKLWGYLWKEWFTSVDHKKIGIMYMVLGIVMLLRGFADAVMMRLQQAMAFGGSEGYLNAHHYDQVFTAHGVIMIFFVAMPLITGFMNYIVPLQIGARDVSFPFLNNFSFWMTAGGAVLVMMSLFIGEFAQTGWLAYPPLSGIEYSPASGVDYYIWGLQVAGVGTTLSGVNLIATIVKMRAPGMGLMKMPVFTWTSLCTNVLIVASFPVLTAVLTLLALDRYVGTNFFTNDFGGNPMMYVNLIWIWGHPEVYILILPCFGIFSEVASTFSGKRLFGYTSMVYATVVITILSYLVWLHHFFTMGSGASVNSFFGITTMIISIPTGAKIFNWLFTMYKGRIRFELPMMWLIAFMLTFTIGGMTGVLLAVPPADFVLHNSLFLVAHFHNVIIGGVLFGIFAGINFWWPKAFGYKLNQFWGKLSFWFWVVGFWLAFAPLYVLGLMGVTRRLRTFDDPSLQIWFIIAGIGVGVIALGIASMLMQFAVSILGKNKDWDTTGDPWDARTLEWATSSPPPAYNFAFTPVIHDNDAWADMKKRNAQRPVEGFRPIHMPRNTWAGIVLAGLSVVLGFALIWYMWWLAVLSFLAILAVAIFHTFNYDRDFYIPVEEVTATEGARSQLLGGVK; this is encoded by the coding sequence ATGACCAGCGATTTTTGGACCTTCATCTTCGGCCGGCTCACCTGGGATGTCATTCCCCTGCACGAGCCTATCCTGGTCGCCACCTTCATCGTGGTGGCCCTGGGCGGCATCGCCCTGCTCGGCGCGCTGACCTATTTCAAGCTCTGGGGTTATCTCTGGAAAGAGTGGTTCACCAGCGTCGACCACAAGAAGATCGGCATCATGTATATGGTGCTGGGGATTGTCATGCTGCTGCGCGGCTTTGCCGATGCGGTCATGATGCGGCTACAGCAAGCCATGGCCTTTGGCGGCTCGGAAGGCTATCTCAACGCCCACCACTACGATCAGGTCTTCACCGCCCACGGCGTGATCATGATCTTCTTCGTGGCCATGCCGCTCATCACCGGCTTCATGAACTATATCGTCCCGCTCCAGATCGGCGCGCGCGATGTCAGCTTCCCCTTCCTTAACAATTTCAGCTTCTGGATGACCGCCGGCGGCGCCGTGCTGGTCATGATGAGCCTTTTCATCGGCGAATTCGCCCAGACCGGATGGCTCGCCTATCCGCCCCTTTCGGGCATCGAATATAGTCCGGCCTCGGGGGTGGATTATTATATCTGGGGCCTGCAAGTGGCGGGCGTCGGTACCACCCTGTCCGGCGTCAACCTCATCGCCACCATCGTCAAGATGCGCGCGCCCGGCATGGGCCTGATGAAAATGCCCGTCTTCACCTGGACCTCGCTCTGCACCAATGTGCTGATCGTTGCCTCCTTCCCGGTGCTGACGGCGGTGCTGACCTTGCTCGCGCTCGACCGCTATGTCGGCACCAATTTCTTCACCAACGACTTCGGCGGCAATCCGATGATGTATGTGAACCTCATCTGGATCTGGGGTCACCCCGAGGTTTACATCCTCATCCTGCCCTGCTTCGGCATCTTCTCCGAAGTCGCCTCGACCTTCTCGGGCAAGCGCCTCTTCGGCTACACCTCCATGGTCTATGCCACGGTCGTCATCACCATCCTCTCCTACCTGGTCTGGCTGCACCACTTCTTCACCATGGGGTCGGGGGCGAGCGTCAATTCCTTCTTCGGCATCACCACCATGATCATCTCCATCCCCACGGGGGCGAAGATCTTCAATTGGCTCTTCACCATGTATAAGGGCCGCATAAGGTTCGAGCTGCCCATGATGTGGCTCATCGCCTTCATGCTGACCTTCACCATTGGCGGCATGACCGGGGTGCTCTTGGCCGTGCCGCCCGCCGATTTCGTGCTGCACAATTCGCTGTTCCTGGTCGCGCACTTCCACAATGTGATCATCGGTGGCGTGCTGTTCGGCATCTTTGCCGGCATCAATTTCTGGTGGCCCAAGGCCTTCGGCTACAAGCTCAACCAGTTCTGGGGCAAGCTCAGCTTCTGGTTCTGGGTCGTGGGCTTCTGGCTGGCCTTCGCTCCGCTCTATGTGCTGGGCCTGATGGGCGTCACCCGTCGCCTGCGCACGTTCGACGATCCCTCCCTGCAGATCTGGTTCATCATCGCCGGCATTGGCGTCGGCGTCATCGCCCTGGGCATCGCCTCTATGCTCATGCAATTCGCCGTCTCGATCCTGGGCAAGAACAAGGATTGGGATACGACCGGCGATCCCTGGGATGCGCGGACGCTCGAATGGGCGACCTCCTCGCCACCCCCGGCCTACAATTTCGCCTTCACCCCGGTGATCCACGACAATGACGCCTGGGCCGATATGAAAAAGCGCAATGCCCAGCGCCCGGTGGAGGGCTTCCGCCCCATCCACATGCCGCGCAATACCTGGGCCGGCATCGTGCTGGCCGGGCTGAGCGTCGTGCTGGGCTTCGCGCTCATCTGGTACATGTGGTGGCTGGCCGTGCTGAGTTTCCTCGCCATTCTGGCGGTCGCGATCTTCCACACCTTCAATTATGACCGCGATTTCTACATCCCGGTCGAGGAGGTCACCGCCACCGAAGGCGCGCGGTCCCAATTGCTCGGCGGGGTGAAGTAA